One window from the genome of Streptococcus salivarius encodes:
- the rplS gene encoding 50S ribosomal protein L19: MNPLIQSLTEGQLRTDIPSFRPGDTVRVHAKVVEGTRERIQIFEGVVISRKGQGISEMYTVRKISSGIGVERTFPIHTPRVEKIEVVRYGKVRRAKLYYLRALQGKAARIKEIRK; this comes from the coding sequence TGAATCCATTGATCCAAAGTTTGACAGAAGGTCAACTTCGTACTGACATCCCATCATTCCGTCCTGGTGACACAGTTCGCGTTCACGCGAAAGTTGTCGAAGGAACTCGCGAACGTATCCAGATCTTTGAAGGTGTAGTTATTTCACGCAAAGGTCAAGGGATCTCAGAAATGTACACAGTTCGTAAAATTTCAAGCGGTATCGGTGTAGAACGTACTTTCCCAATCCACACTCCACGTGTTGAAAAGATTGAAGTTGTACGCTACGGTAAAGTCCGCCGTGCTAAACTTTACTACTTGCGTGCTTTGCAAGGTAAAGCTGCACGTATCAAAGAAATCCGTAAATAA